Part of the Candidatus Aegiribacteria sp. genome, TCGGCAGTTCCGGCGGAAGGAGTCCCTCTGGACAGCCTGATAGCTGTTATAGAGGCTGAAGTATTTCATCTTGCTGAAACACCTATCGATCCAGCCGAGCTGAACCTGATTAAGAATTTCATTCAGGGCCGGGAAGTGATGAATGAGAACACACCGTTTGACAGGGCGATGACTATGACCTTCAGTCAGTCAAGGTTTGGAGATCCTCTGGCGCATCAGCATATGCGTGAAGAGATTATGGCTCTTTCACCGGAAGAGGTCAGAGCGGTTGCCGCGAAGTACTTCACTCCTGAGCGAATGCTGATAGCAGTGCTTAACGCGCAGGAAGGAGCAACAGCAGCAAGGCATACCTCCACAGACGGCATCTCCGACGTTGAAGTACCTTTGATTACAGACTGGGAGGGATTGAACCTCAGCTATGAAGCTCTGGTCATTCCTGAATATTCTGTGTCCCATGGAACACGGCGATTCGAACTGGATAACGGATTCGTACTTCTGGTAAAGGAAGACAGCAGCTTTCCCATCATAGAGATGATGATAACCTTTCCTATGGGTGACAGAAGGGCGGAGCAGGATCTCTCCGGGATCAGCTCTATTACGACTGAAGTAATGCTGCATGGAACCGAAGAACTCGATCAGACAGCATTCCATGCCAGGCTTGCTGAAAAGGGAAGCACAACCTGGCTCATGCCCAACAACTCCTTCACAATGGGGAACGTTTACGGACACAGTGATTACGCCGATCTGTACTTCACTTCACTGTCCGATCTCCTTTTGCGGCCTGCAATGCGTATGGAAGATTTCCAGAAGGTCAAGAATCGAATAATTTCGATGACTGTTATGCGAAACGAAAATCCTTTTACCAGAGCGTTCAGTAATGTCGATGGTATTCTCCTTGAAGAGGGAGGAAGCCGGGCGGCAGACAGCGCCACACTCGCGAATGTCGATTATGCTGACGTGGAATCGTGGCTGGAAACCTGCGCGAGACCTGATGGAGCGGTGCTGGTGATAGTGGGAGACATCTCACCTGACAGAGCGCTGGAACTGACAGAACAGTATTTCGGAAACTGGGAAAACCCTTCATCTCCATTGCCTGCGGCAGAGGGCTATATATTCAGCTCATGCCCCGGTGATACAATCCTTGAAACAATTGAAGGAAGAGTACAGGCAGCGGCGATGATTGCCTGCCCTGCCCCGGAAGTGCTGTCACCCGACTACATACCATTCAGCACAATGTGCCGGATTCTGGGAAGCGGAATCAGTTCCAGGATGGGGCGTAATATCCGGGAAACCCAGGGGCTCGCCTACGCTGTAGGCTGCCGGGTTGACGGTCCTGCATCGGGAACACCAACAGGAACAAGATTCCAGGCCTTTTTCTCAACAGGAGCGCCTATGGTGGAACGGGCGCTTGAAGCCGTTATCTACGAGTGTGACAGGATTGCCGAAGGTGGTGTGGAGGAATCGGAACTCCTGCTTCAGCAGTCCCGTTCCATCGGCATGAACGCCCTTGCATTCGATGAGTATGATTCAGTCGCGAGATACCTTGCTATCCAGGAGACTCTCAGCCTGCCTCTCAACCAGGACATAACGAATCTGGAAGCGATTCTGGCTCTCAGCCCTGAGATAATCAGAGAAGCTGCGGAAAAGTATTTCACAGGTGAGTGGTTCATATCCATCGCGGGGGGAGTTGATGACAGTATACAGCCTCTGGAGTAATTCAGCCTGTTGATCTCTCCAGAAAGTCCTCTACCTCTTTCACAGCGCTGTTAGTATGCTAAACACGTTGATATGGACGCAGGTTTCCTGAAGAAGGATAAAAAAGAATGAGAAACAGAACATTGAAATATGCATCATTGGTTATATCGGTCTTCATTGCTGTATTGGCTTCCGGTATTTCCGGTTGCCTTCCTGATCCCTACACCGTCGGCGAACCGGATTCTCTTTTCTCCGAGTTTGTGCTTGTCTGGGATCTGATGGACAGTCACTACGCCTGCTTTTTTGCGAAGGAGAATGTAAACTGGGACGAGGTGTACCAGAGACTGAAACCCGAAGCTGAAAACCTCAGTAACAGAGACCAGCTTATTGATCTCTGCCTTGAAATGCTGAGTGAGCTGGAGGATCAGAACTTGATTCTGCGGAATTCAGACGGAACCAGGCTGGACAGCTGGAGTCAGGATGATTTCCTGAACTGGGATTTATCCGTCTGGACGGATTATATGAACTGCTGGGTCTTTCCTGATACTATTGATGGAATGGATATCTACGATGCATTAGTGATAAACATAACTCCTGACGATTCCATAGCATACATATATGTGAATGATCTGGGTGACGAGTTCAGCATTTACAGTTTTTTTTCCGAGACAGATATTATTGAAAATTGCAGCGGAGCTATTCTGGATATTCGTATGTGCCGTGAAAGCGGTAAAGAGGTTAATGCCGGATACGCTTGCGGAAGGTTTGTTGACAAGGCTGCTCTGAGTTTCTACAGAGTTTTCAGGACAGGTCCCGGAAGAAACGACATGGGTGAGATGCTTCCGGTAATCGCTAACAGAAACGGCGCATGGCAGTTCACAGGACCTATAATCCTTCTCACAGGCAGGGATACTCAGGGCGCGGGCGAGCAGCTGGTACTGCTTCTCAGGACTCAAGAGCATATCACTGTAATCGGAGATACCACAGCCGGCTTTGCCAATCCTCCCGTATCATTCGATCTTACTGAAGGTTATACCATTGAGATACCGGAGATGGTAACTTATTCTCTTGACAGCACTCTTATACTCAATTCAGGAATCGCTCCCGACATTCTCATCCAGACTTCCGAAGCTGATTTTGCGGCGGGAGTTGACCCTGTAATTGATGCCGCCATTGAAATGCTTACTCAGCAGTAAGAACCAGCAGAGTCCCTCCGGAACTTATTTCGAGGTCAAGGGGGTAACCCTCCAGATCGATCTGACTTTCAATGATGTAATTACTGCAGTTATAGGCAACCAGCCTGCTGGTGTTATCTCCCAGATAGCTGAGTACATAAGCATAGTCGCCGAGGGAGTCGGTGCAGATGTAGTGCATATCACCCTTAATTGATTCTGTTCCTGTCCAGCACGATCCACCCATAGGGGGAAAATAGTACAGTATGGTCGCAATTGTCGCAGTTGAATAATTGAACACCGCACAAAAACGTGTATCATCGTTTTCATTGGGGATGGTTTCAATGGCCAGTATCCCGGGAAAGAAGTCCATTGCTCTTCGCCGCATTATGTCTA contains:
- a CDS encoding insulinase family protein, yielding SAVPAEGVPLDSLIAVIEAEVFHLAETPIDPAELNLIKNFIQGREVMNENTPFDRAMTMTFSQSRFGDPLAHQHMREEIMALSPEEVRAVAAKYFTPERMLIAVLNAQEGATAARHTSTDGISDVEVPLITDWEGLNLSYEALVIPEYSVSHGTRRFELDNGFVLLVKEDSSFPIIEMMITFPMGDRRAEQDLSGISSITTEVMLHGTEELDQTAFHARLAEKGSTTWLMPNNSFTMGNVYGHSDYADLYFTSLSDLLLRPAMRMEDFQKVKNRIISMTVMRNENPFTRAFSNVDGILLEEGGSRAADSATLANVDYADVESWLETCARPDGAVLVIVGDISPDRALELTEQYFGNWENPSSPLPAAEGYIFSSCPGDTILETIEGRVQAAAMIACPAPEVLSPDYIPFSTMCRILGSGISSRMGRNIRETQGLAYAVGCRVDGPASGTPTGTRFQAFFSTGAPMVERALEAVIYECDRIAEGGVEESELLLQQSRSIGMNALAFDEYDSVARYLAIQETLSLPLNQDITNLEAILALSPEIIREAAEKYFTGEWFISIAGGVDDSIQPLE